One window of Agarivorans sp. Alg241-V36 genomic DNA carries:
- a CDS encoding sodium-dependent transporter — protein MSNNTSVSNRWSSNFAYILAATGAAVGLGNIWKFPYIMGENGGGAFVLVYLLCILFIGIPVMMAEVYLGKQGRSTPANAVAKVALENGRSKNWAFIGGMGVLAGFLVLSFYIVIAGWAVAYIFKSAGGDITAAAGDAKQIGALFGDLTSDPKQLVLWATLVIVGTVVVLAKGVTKGLERIVTLLMPALFVLLTIIMIYAAVTGDFAAAVSFMFSPDFSKLTINGVLMALGHAFFTLSLSSGIMMVYGAYLPEGASIAKTSIYIAIADTVVALMAGLAIYPIVFANGIEPSAGPGLLFVSLPIAFGTMPLGGVISTVFFVMVTVAAFTSALALLESTSAYLVERKGFRRNVAAIVSGSAVWLLSLGTIGSFAGWEFLQFEESPMGKNFFEVLDYITANILLPLGGLFIAVFVGWIVQSDKVKQGMGLESQAFEMFSKSVRFISPIAIAVVFLNAIGLISL, from the coding sequence ATGAGTAATAACACTTCAGTGAGCAATCGCTGGTCAAGTAACTTTGCTTACATTTTGGCTGCCACCGGCGCCGCAGTAGGCTTGGGTAACATCTGGAAATTCCCGTATATTATGGGCGAGAACGGCGGCGGTGCCTTTGTTCTTGTTTATCTTCTTTGTATTCTATTCATTGGTATTCCAGTGATGATGGCTGAAGTTTACTTAGGTAAACAAGGTCGCTCGACTCCTGCCAACGCAGTTGCAAAAGTTGCTTTAGAAAATGGCCGTTCGAAGAACTGGGCATTTATTGGTGGCATGGGCGTATTAGCTGGCTTTTTGGTTTTAAGCTTTTACATTGTTATTGCCGGTTGGGCAGTTGCGTATATATTCAAATCAGCTGGTGGTGATATTACTGCCGCAGCGGGTGACGCAAAGCAAATCGGCGCTTTATTTGGCGACTTGACTTCAGATCCTAAGCAGCTGGTACTATGGGCGACTTTAGTTATTGTAGGCACTGTGGTTGTTTTGGCCAAGGGTGTCACCAAAGGCCTGGAGCGCATTGTTACTTTACTAATGCCTGCCTTATTTGTATTGCTGACTATCATCATGATTTACGCAGCAGTAACCGGTGATTTTGCTGCTGCAGTAAGCTTTATGTTCAGCCCTGATTTCTCGAAGTTAACCATTAACGGCGTGCTTATGGCGCTGGGTCATGCTTTCTTCACCTTGAGTTTATCATCAGGCATTATGATGGTTTACGGCGCTTACCTTCCAGAAGGCGCTTCTATCGCTAAAACCTCTATTTACATCGCAATTGCAGATACTGTTGTAGCCTTAATGGCCGGTTTAGCAATTTACCCAATTGTATTTGCTAACGGTATTGAGCCAAGCGCTGGTCCAGGTTTGCTGTTTGTATCGCTGCCAATTGCCTTTGGTACTATGCCACTAGGTGGCGTGATATCTACAGTATTCTTTGTGATGGTAACCGTTGCCGCCTTTACTTCAGCTTTAGCTTTGCTTGAGTCAACTTCAGCTTACTTGGTTGAGCGTAAAGGTTTCCGCCGTAACGTTGCTGCAATTGTTTCTGGTAGTGCGGTTTGGTTATTAAGCCTAGGTACTATTGGCTCATTTGCTGGTTGGGAATTCCTCCAGTTTGAAGAAAGCCCAATGGGTAAAAACTTCTTTGAAGTTCTAGATTACATTACTGCTAACATTCTATTGCCCTTGGGCGGATTGTTTATTGCTGTATTTGTAGGTTGGATTGTTCAATCAGATAAAGTTAAGCAGGGCATGGGCTTAGAAAGCCAAGCATTTGAGATGTTCTCGAAGAGTGTTCGCTTTATTTCTCCAATTGCCATTGCGGTAGTTTTCTTAAACGCTATTGGTTTAATATCGCTTTAA
- a CDS encoding Grx4 family monothiol glutaredoxin: protein METIEKIKQQIAENPILLYMKGSPKFPSCGFSAQTVEAVMQCGERFAYVDILQNPDIRAELPNYADWPTFPQLWVEGELVGGCDIVMEMFRSGELQPLIKETAAKHPEPEAE, encoded by the coding sequence ATGGAAACGATTGAAAAAATCAAACAGCAAATCGCTGAAAACCCAATTCTACTTTATATGAAAGGCTCGCCTAAATTCCCAAGCTGTGGTTTCTCTGCTCAAACAGTAGAAGCGGTAATGCAGTGCGGTGAGCGCTTTGCTTATGTAGATATTCTGCAAAATCCAGACATTCGCGCTGAGCTACCAAACTACGCTGATTGGCCAACCTTCCCACAACTATGGGTTGAAGGTGAATTAGTAGGCGGCTGTGACATTGTAATGGAAATGTTCCGCAGTGGTGAGCTACAACCTTTAATCAAAGAAACTGCAGCTAAGCACCCAGAGCCTGAAGCAGAGTAA
- a CDS encoding DEAD/DEAH box helicase, whose product MTESSSSSFEQFALPETILNAISEIGFETPSPIQEKTIPLLLEGHDVLGLAQTGTGKTAAFSLPLIAKLDPKLNAPQMLVLAPTRELANQVADAIKDFSRNIPGLRVLAIYGGADYGQQIKELRRGPQIVVGTPGRTIDHLDRGKLKLDQLKALVLDEADEMLRMGFIDDVERIMRDMPKERQTALFSATMPPAIKNITKNYMSEPKEVKIAAKTQTVSNIDQFYWHVAGLNKIEALARILEVNCDSASIIFARTKTSTTDIAERLEAKGFSVAALNGDMNQSMRERTITRLKSGKLDIVVATDVAARGLDVERIGLVVNFDIPYDAEAYVHRIGRTGRAGRSGKAVMFVGYREQRLLRNIERVTRHKIEQMQLPTREEIEKKRVSSFQDKLAAAVENAKLEDYQSIASELASNLGMSELELATALLFQAQTARPFKLPADPEPRSARFSKDKERGHRGQRGERSERGERNHRGQRGGERDSRGEGGAKRKRRTADVEMNTYRVDAGKEHGVQTKHIVGAIANEANISSDYIGSVKLFDSYSTVELPSGMPEKTFNHLKRSFVRQRAMRLELIAQ is encoded by the coding sequence ATGACCGAATCCAGCAGTTCAAGTTTTGAGCAATTCGCTCTACCTGAAACGATTTTAAACGCTATTTCCGAGATCGGATTTGAGACGCCGTCTCCAATTCAGGAAAAGACCATTCCGTTACTGCTGGAAGGACATGATGTACTTGGCTTGGCACAAACTGGTACCGGTAAAACGGCCGCGTTTTCTCTTCCTTTAATAGCCAAACTTGATCCAAAGCTTAATGCGCCGCAAATGTTGGTTCTTGCACCAACTCGCGAACTGGCTAATCAAGTTGCCGATGCAATTAAAGACTTTAGCCGCAATATTCCCGGCTTACGCGTATTGGCTATTTACGGTGGTGCCGATTACGGTCAGCAAATTAAAGAACTTCGTCGTGGTCCGCAAATTGTTGTAGGTACGCCTGGTCGTACTATTGATCACTTAGACCGTGGCAAGTTAAAACTAGACCAGCTTAAAGCGCTAGTATTAGACGAAGCAGATGAAATGCTACGTATGGGCTTTATTGATGATGTTGAGCGCATTATGCGTGATATGCCAAAAGAGCGCCAAACAGCTTTGTTCTCGGCAACCATGCCACCGGCAATTAAAAACATCACCAAAAACTACATGTCTGAGCCAAAAGAAGTAAAAATTGCGGCGAAGACTCAAACGGTTTCAAATATCGACCAGTTCTACTGGCATGTTGCAGGTTTAAACAAGATAGAAGCGTTGGCCCGCATTCTAGAAGTTAACTGCGATAGCGCTTCAATTATTTTCGCTCGTACTAAAACCTCTACTACCGATATTGCAGAGCGTTTAGAAGCGAAAGGCTTTAGTGTTGCAGCCTTAAACGGCGACATGAACCAAAGCATGCGTGAACGCACTATCACACGCTTAAAATCTGGCAAGTTAGATATCGTGGTTGCAACCGACGTAGCTGCGCGTGGCTTAGACGTAGAACGTATTGGTTTAGTCGTTAACTTCGACATCCCTTACGACGCCGAAGCTTACGTTCACCGTATTGGACGTACTGGCCGTGCAGGTCGTAGCGGTAAAGCGGTTATGTTTGTTGGTTACCGTGAGCAACGCTTGTTACGCAATATTGAGCGTGTAACTCGCCACAAAATTGAACAAATGCAGCTACCTACTCGTGAAGAAATCGAGAAGAAGCGTGTTTCTAGCTTCCAAGACAAGCTAGCCGCAGCTGTTGAAAACGCCAAGCTTGAAGATTACCAAAGCATCGCGTCTGAATTGGCCAGCAACCTAGGCATGAGCGAACTTGAACTCGCGACTGCTTTGTTGTTCCAAGCGCAAACCGCGCGCCCGTTCAAACTACCTGCTGATCCAGAGCCACGCTCTGCGCGCTTTAGCAAAGACAAAGAGCGCGGCCACCGAGGCCAACGCGGCGAGCGCAGTGAACGTGGTGAACGCAACCACCGTGGTCAACGTGGAGGTGAGCGCGATAGCCGTGGTGAAGGTGGCGCTAAACGCAAACGCCGCACTGCAGACGTAGAAATGAATACCTACCGCGTTGACGCTGGTAAAGAACACGGCGTGCAAACCAAACATATTGTTGGTGCTATTGCTAACGAAGCAAACATTAGCAGTGACTACATTGGTAGCGTTAAGTTGTTCGATAGCTACTCAACCGTAGAGTTACCGAGTGGTATGCCTGAGAAGACATTTAATCACTTAAAGCGCAGCTTTGTACGCCAACGTGCAATGCGCTTAGAGTTAATTGCCCAATAG
- the dacB gene encoding D-alanyl-D-alanine carboxypeptidase/D-alanyl-D-alanine-endopeptidase produces the protein MISYVSPDSSQHGDILLTPASTLKVVTATAALKQLGKDYRYTTSLSVKPSEQGMHIRLHMRGDPSFTSQDLVALLNQAKTQLGSKVASVQVDDGEFTGHSRSQGQVWNDIGICFAAPASSLNIDNNCVNGNLKPGKAGQLSRLHVSDSGLINIDNQIVTVSPNHPSCEQNLVVGEHNQYSLEGCIKADRSMMPLRFSINDEHRYFSTKLKRGLARAGLSYKGSIAYQQQLSLYPERFSHQSAPLLDLLEYMLVESDNLTADSIFKTLAREQQRAGTFQQASEIVVEQLNDMGLDLNRAQIRDGSGLSRENLISANLLYQIMQLWQSDPQLKALVERLPLAGETGTLKYRRSVTRAPLKKQIRAKSGYVNGVINLVGFIKKGGQLRPFVLMANGVSLNEAEATAVRKRQTLHPVLRYEKEWLEQQWQMLN, from the coding sequence TTGATTAGTTATGTTAGCCCAGACAGTTCGCAACACGGCGATATACTGCTAACACCCGCAAGTACCCTAAAAGTTGTCACTGCAACCGCTGCCTTAAAACAGTTAGGTAAAGACTATCGCTATACCACCTCGCTCAGTGTTAAACCCAGTGAACAAGGAATGCATATTCGCTTGCATATGCGTGGTGACCCAAGCTTTACTAGCCAAGACTTAGTTGCGCTATTGAACCAAGCTAAAACGCAATTGGGCAGCAAAGTAGCTTCTGTTCAAGTTGATGATGGCGAGTTTACTGGCCATAGCCGAAGCCAAGGACAGGTGTGGAATGACATCGGTATTTGTTTTGCCGCACCAGCCAGCTCCCTAAACATCGACAACAATTGTGTTAACGGAAATTTAAAGCCGGGCAAAGCAGGGCAGTTAAGTCGCTTACATGTGAGCGATTCAGGCTTAATCAATATCGATAATCAAATAGTTACCGTGAGTCCAAACCACCCTAGTTGCGAACAAAATTTGGTGGTGGGGGAGCATAACCAGTATTCACTAGAAGGATGTATAAAAGCTGACCGCTCTATGATGCCGCTACGTTTTTCGATTAATGATGAACATCGTTATTTTAGTACTAAACTAAAGCGCGGTTTGGCAAGAGCAGGCTTAAGCTATAAAGGCAGCATTGCTTACCAACAACAGCTCAGCTTATACCCAGAGCGTTTTAGCCACCAATCTGCTCCTTTGTTGGACTTGTTAGAGTATATGCTGGTTGAGTCTGACAATTTAACTGCCGACAGCATTTTTAAAACCTTGGCCAGAGAGCAGCAACGTGCAGGGACTTTTCAGCAAGCCAGCGAAATAGTAGTAGAGCAACTAAACGATATGGGCTTAGATCTCAATCGCGCTCAAATCCGCGATGGCTCGGGTTTATCTAGAGAAAACCTGATTAGCGCAAACCTGTTGTATCAGATTATGCAGCTATGGCAATCAGATCCACAGTTAAAAGCGCTGGTTGAGCGGCTGCCACTTGCTGGAGAAACTGGCACCTTAAAGTATCGTCGTAGTGTTACTAGAGCGCCTTTAAAAAAGCAGATTAGAGCAAAAAGTGGTTATGTAAACGGGGTTATAAACTTAGTCGGCTTTATCAAAAAAGGTGGGCAGTTAAGGCCATTTGTTCTTATGGCTAATGGTGTTTCTTTGAACGAAGCCGAAGCAACAGCAGTAAGGAAAAGACAAACCTTGCATCCCGTACTACGCTATGAAAAAGAATGGTTAGAGCAACAATGGCAAATGCTTAATTGA
- the hrpA gene encoding ATP-dependent RNA helicase HrpA, which translates to MQSALSTYKQQISLALAKDRFRLQRQLGKLNADDIKNNSSSLLKFTQALERSTELSARRRAAIPSIEYPQQLPVAEQKQTIYDAVRDNQVVIIAGETGSGKTTQIPKICLELGLGSRGFIGHTQPRRLAARSVAARIAEELNTLVGELVGYKIRFNDQIKNDSLIKLMTDGMLLAEMQQDRFLSQYEVLIIDEAHERSLNIDFILGVLRQLLPKRPDLKVIITSATIDPQRFAKHFNDAPVIEVSGRTYPVETRYRPLNEGEQTKDILEGLADAVDELYREKPGDILIFMNGEREIRDATDYLQKRQLRDTEVLPLYSRLSNAEQNKIFSSHRGRRIVLATNVAETSLTVPGIRYVIDPGTARISRYSYRSKVQRLPIEAISQASANQRKGRCGRVAEGICIRLYSEEDFEGRAEFTDPEILRTNLASVILQMLGLRLGKLEDFPFIDMPDQRNIKDGLNLLEEIGALKQQHGKPSLSALGREVIKFPIDPRLARMMVAAKQFDCVQEMMVICAALSIQDPRERPNDRKQAADQKHARFVDKDSDFSSYLLLWRYLQEQQKALSGNQFRKQCKQEFLAYMRIREWQDLVFQLSTVVKELDYSVNQNEADYDAIHQAITAGLLSHLGFKDKDREFLGARNARFVVFPGSSQAKKPPKWVVAAELVETSRLFARGVAKIQPAWLENQASHLIKRSYSEPHWSTKQQAVMAYESVRLYGVALVNKRLVNYGKIDPVVAREVFIRSALVEGQWQAKHAFFKQNQLLLDDAEALEQKQRRRDVRVDDQVLYDFYAERLPADIVSASHFNRWWKEASKKQADLLSFSKQMLYQHDASHITEKQYPDQWQFEQVSVALSYVFEPSQADDGVSAHIPLALLNQLDFSRFEWQIPAFREDLINALIKSLPKPIRRNFVPVPNYVKAFVQAVPHAEGSLLEVLTKQLLRMTGVKIPEDAWNIDSVADHLKVNFKVMNDQGKVVAQGRSYQALQEKLQDQVEQSIAEIAPSSFAEQAKVSEWSFGELPELIEEQRQGYQITAYPALVDEGKTVALKLFDKQEEAGWSQTRGLSKLLQLNIPSPMSYLQQHLPNKAKLGLYFNPFGRVDVLLDDCCLAVIDKYSQLESVNNPAAFQALCDKVRAELATETLDAVVLVEQILSLHYSINKQLKGKVGFDRVLAHADIKAQLNALVHKGFVREVGLQRLSDLQRYLKAIERRLEKLAIDSHKDRLAMQQIETAQERYKELALPVYDQQGQELRWMIEELRVSLFAQQLGTKYPVSLKRVLNHISELQKRK; encoded by the coding sequence TTGCAGTCGGCTCTTTCTACCTATAAACAACAAATATCATTGGCCTTAGCCAAAGACCGTTTTCGCCTCCAGCGTCAGCTTGGCAAATTAAATGCGGATGATATAAAGAACAACAGTTCGTCATTACTTAAGTTTACTCAAGCGCTTGAGCGTTCAACTGAGCTTAGCGCGCGTCGGCGTGCTGCCATCCCAAGTATTGAGTACCCTCAACAGCTACCGGTTGCTGAGCAAAAGCAAACCATATATGACGCAGTACGCGACAACCAAGTGGTTATTATTGCGGGTGAAACAGGCTCAGGTAAAACCACCCAAATCCCTAAAATTTGTTTAGAACTGGGTTTAGGAAGCCGCGGCTTTATAGGCCATACCCAGCCCCGCCGATTGGCTGCGCGTAGTGTTGCCGCTCGAATTGCAGAAGAGCTAAATACCCTAGTGGGAGAGTTAGTGGGTTATAAAATCCGCTTTAACGACCAAATCAAAAATGACAGTCTGATTAAGTTGATGACCGACGGTATGTTGCTAGCAGAGATGCAGCAAGACCGATTTTTATCGCAATATGAAGTATTGATTATTGATGAGGCGCACGAGCGCAGTTTAAATATCGACTTCATTTTAGGTGTGCTTAGGCAGTTATTACCAAAGCGACCAGATTTAAAAGTTATTATTACTTCTGCCACTATTGATCCCCAGCGTTTTGCTAAACATTTTAACGATGCTCCGGTGATTGAAGTTTCAGGGCGTACTTACCCAGTAGAAACCCGTTATCGCCCCTTAAATGAAGGCGAACAAACTAAGGATATATTGGAAGGTTTAGCTGACGCAGTGGATGAACTGTATCGAGAAAAGCCCGGCGATATCCTTATCTTCATGAACGGTGAGCGCGAAATTCGCGACGCGACCGACTACTTGCAAAAGCGCCAATTGCGCGACACCGAAGTATTGCCACTGTACTCGCGCTTATCTAATGCAGAGCAGAATAAGATATTTTCCTCTCATCGCGGCCGCCGAATCGTTCTCGCTACTAACGTTGCAGAAACCAGTTTAACCGTGCCGGGCATTCGTTACGTGATTGACCCAGGTACAGCGCGGATTAGTCGTTATAGCTATCGTTCGAAAGTGCAGCGTTTACCTATTGAAGCAATTTCGCAAGCTAGCGCGAACCAGCGTAAGGGACGTTGTGGGCGAGTGGCCGAAGGTATTTGTATTCGCTTGTACAGCGAAGAAGATTTTGAAGGGCGGGCCGAGTTTACTGATCCTGAAATTCTTCGAACCAACTTAGCGTCGGTTATTTTGCAAATGCTTGGCTTAAGACTGGGTAAACTGGAAGACTTCCCGTTTATTGATATGCCCGACCAGCGAAATATTAAAGACGGTTTAAACCTATTAGAAGAAATTGGTGCGTTAAAGCAGCAACATGGCAAACCTAGCCTGAGTGCCTTAGGGCGAGAAGTCATTAAGTTTCCTATCGATCCACGTTTAGCTCGAATGATGGTTGCCGCCAAGCAATTTGATTGTGTACAAGAAATGATGGTGATTTGTGCGGCTTTGTCGATTCAAGATCCGCGTGAGCGACCAAATGATCGCAAACAGGCGGCAGATCAAAAACATGCTCGCTTTGTTGATAAAGATTCCGACTTCTCGAGTTATTTATTGCTATGGCGCTATCTGCAAGAGCAGCAAAAAGCCTTATCGGGCAACCAGTTCAGAAAACAATGTAAGCAAGAGTTTCTGGCTTATATGCGAATTCGTGAATGGCAAGATCTGGTCTTTCAGTTGTCTACCGTGGTTAAAGAGTTGGATTACAGCGTTAATCAAAATGAAGCAGACTATGACGCGATTCACCAAGCGATTACTGCTGGCTTGCTTAGCCATCTAGGTTTTAAAGATAAAGACCGAGAGTTTTTAGGCGCACGCAATGCTCGCTTCGTAGTATTCCCAGGCTCTAGCCAAGCGAAAAAGCCACCAAAATGGGTGGTTGCTGCTGAGTTGGTAGAAACATCCCGCCTATTTGCTCGCGGCGTCGCCAAAATTCAACCTGCTTGGTTAGAAAATCAAGCCAGTCATTTAATAAAGCGTTCATACAGCGAACCTCATTGGTCAACCAAGCAACAAGCTGTAATGGCCTACGAGAGTGTCCGTTTGTACGGCGTTGCTCTGGTAAACAAACGCCTGGTTAACTACGGGAAAATAGATCCCGTAGTGGCGCGTGAGGTATTTATTCGTTCAGCCTTGGTTGAAGGGCAGTGGCAAGCAAAACATGCCTTCTTCAAACAAAATCAGCTATTACTCGACGATGCTGAAGCTTTAGAGCAAAAGCAAAGGCGCCGTGATGTTCGGGTCGATGACCAAGTGCTGTATGACTTTTACGCTGAGCGTTTACCTGCAGACATTGTATCAGCAAGTCACTTTAATCGCTGGTGGAAAGAGGCCAGTAAAAAGCAGGCCGACTTGCTGAGCTTTTCCAAGCAAATGCTTTATCAGCATGATGCTAGCCATATTACTGAAAAGCAATATCCCGATCAGTGGCAGTTTGAGCAAGTCTCAGTGGCCTTGAGTTACGTATTTGAACCTAGCCAAGCTGATGATGGTGTAAGCGCGCACATACCGCTAGCTTTGTTGAATCAATTGGATTTCTCGCGCTTTGAGTGGCAAATTCCAGCATTTCGTGAAGATTTAATTAATGCCTTAATTAAATCTCTACCTAAGCCGATTCGCCGTAACTTTGTGCCAGTACCAAACTACGTAAAAGCCTTTGTACAAGCCGTACCGCATGCTGAAGGGAGTTTGTTAGAGGTTCTCACCAAACAGCTACTAAGAATGACTGGGGTGAAGATCCCTGAAGATGCCTGGAATATAGATTCGGTGGCCGATCATCTTAAAGTTAACTTTAAAGTAATGAACGACCAAGGCAAAGTGGTCGCGCAAGGTCGTTCTTATCAAGCTTTGCAAGAGAAACTGCAAGACCAAGTAGAGCAAAGTATTGCTGAAATAGCGCCAAGCTCTTTTGCCGAGCAGGCTAAAGTTAGTGAGTGGAGTTTTGGCGAACTGCCCGAGCTGATTGAAGAGCAGCGCCAAGGTTATCAAATCACTGCTTATCCAGCCTTGGTCGACGAAGGTAAAACCGTCGCGCTGAAGTTATTCGATAAACAAGAAGAAGCAGGCTGGAGCCAAACCAGAGGCTTAAGCAAGTTACTACAGCTTAACATTCCTTCTCCTATGAGTTACTTGCAGCAGCATTTACCCAACAAAGCCAAATTGGGTTTGTACTTTAATCCTTTTGGTCGGGTGGATGTATTGCTAGACGATTGTTGCTTAGCGGTTATCGACAAGTACTCTCAATTGGAGAGTGTGAATAATCCAGCAGCATTTCAAGCCTTATGCGATAAAGTGCGGGCTGAACTTGCTACAGAAACCCTAGATGCTGTGGTTTTAGTCGAACAAATTCTTAGTTTGCATTATTCAATTAATAAGCAACTAAAGGGTAAAGTGGGTTTTGATAGAGTATTGGCGCACGCTGACATTAAGGCGCAGTTAAACGCTTTAGTGCATAAAGGCTTTGTGCGTGAAGTAGGGCTGCAACGTTTGAGTGACTTGCAACGTTACTTAAAAGCCATTGAGCGACGCCTTGAAAAGTTAGCCATTGATTCCCACAAAGACCGCTTGGCGATGCAACAAATTGAGACTGCGCAAGAGCGGTATAAAGAATTGGCCTTGCCTGTGTATGATCAACAGGGCCAAGAGTTAAGATGGATGATAGAAGAATTGCGGGTATCGCTATTTGCTCAACAATTGGGTACCAAGTATCCGGTGTCATTAAAACGGGTACTTAATCATATTAGTGAATTGCAAAAAAGGAAGTAA
- the sodB gene encoding superoxide dismutase [Fe] translates to MAFTLPELPYAQDALEPHISAETLSFHYGKHHNTYVVKLNGLIEGTDLAEKSLEEIVKSSTGGVFNNAAQVWNHTFYWNCLAPNAGGQPSGALAAAIDASFGSFEEFKAKFTDSAINNFGSSWTWLVKNADGSLAIVNTSNAATPLTDESVTPLLTCDLWEHAYYIDYRNVRPDYLNAFWALVNWEFASANFA, encoded by the coding sequence ATGGCATTTACATTACCTGAATTACCATACGCACAAGACGCACTTGAGCCACACATCTCAGCTGAAACTTTGTCTTTCCACTACGGCAAGCACCACAATACTTACGTAGTAAAACTAAACGGTTTAATTGAAGGCACAGACCTAGCAGAAAAAAGCTTAGAAGAGATTGTTAAATCTTCTACTGGTGGCGTATTCAACAACGCTGCACAAGTTTGGAACCACACCTTCTACTGGAACTGTTTAGCACCAAACGCTGGCGGCCAACCAAGCGGCGCTCTAGCAGCTGCTATTGATGCAAGCTTCGGTTCTTTTGAAGAGTTTAAAGCAAAGTTCACTGACAGCGCGATTAACAACTTTGGTTCAAGCTGGACTTGGTTAGTTAAAAACGCCGATGGCAGCCTAGCTATTGTAAACACTAGCAATGCAGCTACCCCACTTACAGATGAAAGCGTAACTCCGCTTCTTACCTGTGACCTATGGGAACACGCTTACTACATTGATTACCGCAATGTTCGCCCTGATTACCTAAATGCTTTCTGGGCATTAGTAAACTGGGAATTCGCTTCTGCAAACTTTGCATAA
- a CDS encoding SelT/SelW/SelH family protein, which translates to MEQQDTVLPKVEIYYCSLCGWLLRASWLSQELLTTFSQELSEVALKPASSGRFQIYLDGQLIWCRKADNGFPEAKILKQRVRNIIAPDMDLGHSDTK; encoded by the coding sequence GTGGAACAGCAAGACACAGTATTACCCAAAGTTGAAATTTATTACTGCAGTTTATGTGGTTGGTTATTAAGAGCCTCTTGGCTTAGCCAAGAATTACTCACCACTTTTTCGCAAGAGTTATCTGAAGTGGCACTTAAACCTGCTTCAAGCGGGCGTTTTCAAATCTACCTCGATGGCCAACTCATTTGGTGCCGAAAGGCCGATAATGGTTTTCCAGAAGCCAAGATCTTAAAACAGCGGGTGCGCAACATTATCGCGCCAGACATGGACTTGGGGCATAGCGACACTAAGTAG